cgttcagctggccttagatattgctgaacgagaaaagtggccagttctctatctctacactgattcatggatggtagcaaatgccctgtgggggtggctacagcaatggaagcagaacaactgggaacgccggggcaaacccatctgggctgctgcattgtggcaagatattgctgcccgggtagagaacctggttgtaaaggtacgccatgtagatgctcatgtgcccaagaatcgggctactgaagaacatcaaaacaaccagcaggtggatcaggctgctaagattgaagtggctcaggtggacctggactggcaacataaaggtgaattatttatagcccgatgggcccatgacaccttaggccatcaaggtagagatgcaacatacagatgggctcgtgaccgaggggtagacctgaccatggacactatagcacaggttattcatgattgtgaaacgtgtgctgcaattaaacaagccaaacggtcaaagcctctctggtatggaggacgatggctgaaatacaaatatggagaggcctggcagattgattacatcacactcccccaaacccgcaacggcaagcgccacgtacttacaatggtggaagcaaccaccggatggctggaaacatatcctgtgccccatgccaccgcccggaacactatcctgggccttgaaaagcaagtcctatggcgacatggcaccccagaaagaattgagtcagacaatgggactcatttccgaaacaaccttatagacacttgggccaaagaacatggtattgagtgggtgtatcacatcccttatcatgcaccagcctccgggaaagttgaacgatacaatggactgttaaagactacactgaaagcgatgggtgctgggacattcaaaaattgggaaacacatttggcaaaggccacctggttagtcaatactagaggatctgccaaccgagctggacctgcccaatcaaacctgttacgcactgtagaaggggataaagttcctgtagtgcacgtaagaaacatgctgggtaagacagtctgggctactcctgcctcaggaaaaggcaagcccattcgtgggattgcttttgcccagggacctggatgcacttggtgggtaatgcaaaagaatggggaggttcggtgtgtacctcaaggggacctaatactgggtgagaatagcccatgagttgaattgtagtatgttaattatcatataacactgtatgtcatcactaccatggttgctatatatcatagatgaaaatggtgactaattagaaggtattggaaagagtgtaacctgagcatgacataaatggtatggaataaggggtggatatctgtcctggtttcaggtaggacagagttaattttcctcctagtagctggcagggtgctatgttttggattaggatgagaagagcgctgataacatgctgatgttttaattgttgtagagcaatgcttacaccaagccaaggacttttcagcttctcgctctgtcctgctagcgagcaggctgggggtgcagcaggagctgggaggggacagacccaggacagctgacccaaactggccaaagggatattccataccatctgacgtcatgctgaacaatatataggggtggctagccggggtgggggggccggctgctcggggataggctgggcatcggtcaacgggtggtgagcaattgcattgtgcatcactttgtacacattattactattattattattattattattattgttattattttccctgtcttaataaactgtccttatctcaactcacaggcttcactttcccgtttctctcccccatcccggagagggaggggggagggtgagcgaacggctgtgtggtgtttggctgccagccgggctaaaccacaacaatggtATTAATGCAATTGTTCATCTAAGGGACTGTGCACGTTATGTGTCATAGCTGTGGTCCGCTTACAATTTCTACTCAAATTTTCTAACTAGAACAAGTCTTTTTGTAGTCTTCAGtgcccccttctcctccttccgATACAAACACTATGAACAAATTATTGGATTCTTAAGTACTTTGGATGTCAGCGGAGTTGGTGGGAACTGAAGGCATTAGGTGCTACAGTCTCGGCCAGCCCTGACCACCACCAGACTGTGGGGGCATCAAACTGAGCTCTCAGATTAATAGATACTTTTGATCTGAGCCTGTGTAAACTGCCTCTTTTTAAAAGGTGATGAGAAAATTTGGATTTTCATGGTGATTGCAAAAGGTGTACTGGTCAGCAGAACTGCTGGGCATGAAATGCTGAAGTCCTTCAGAGACAGGGTCCCCTGCATTATTAACATGAAGGGTGTTTTTCATTCAGCCATCTCTTCAAATCTTTACTGAAACTGACAAAAAGAAACTactagaaagcagaaaatctggCACAGTTAATACAGAGTTTCCCAACACtataaataacttaaaaagaaaagtcctAAAATGTAAGTTGTCTTAATAATGAGCAATAAAAAGCAACTAAGAGGTAGACATCTGTATGTAGATAAGAAAATCTTATCCATGGAGGACACCAATATTCAGTAGCTTTAAATTCTCTCCTTCTGTCtataaattatttgctttttactttttcaaggTTAGAGGAAGGTCATTATTGTTCTGTCATGTCTTCTGCTGGTGAGAAACATAGTGCTCGGACACCAAGCTCTGCTTTAACTCATCTGGGGAGCTGACCTTTTGTGTTCCTGAGGTGTACCTGACCTGCTTATGAACCCTGTTCATAGAGCTTCTTCATGTAGGTGTTTTGGTCATCAGTGGCAAGTGTCCCTGAAAATTGcgctgctgtgcagcacagccttTCAGCATGCTGCTGAAAATTGGTTAGCAAGAGCATGCGCTAATGACTGTACGAGGGCCGTGTGAAACTGCCTTCAGTTCTGACAACTAGACGTAACAAGtcagaaaggttaaaaaaaaaaaaccaaacacatatGAAAGAACCATGAAAACAAGCCTtgaaaaaattacttaaaattctgaaattttgtttataGTCTTTGCACTAATTATTCCCATGGCAGCAGTACCCATTAAAAATGTTACCCTTCTtttaaagacacaaaaaaagaagacaaagctattgaaatatcaaatattaaaaattaaattttgattttagtatttttattctccttatctgaagagctttttttcttattaaataaaCGTGAATTCTGTTCAGCAACTTTGTAAAGACTGGCTTGttctaaaggagaaaaagaagtgagCTGCGAAGGAACGAGATGCGGCTGCTGCTTTGTGGCTGCAGGGGCACAGAAGAAAGGCAGGCAGTGCAGCTCCTCTCTCTGGCCTAGGACTATGCtttacagcactgctgctgaaaaatgtcAGGCTCCGAACAGTGATCAGCCTGGCAAACCTGTACCAGCATCTGGCTGTCCTTGCCTTTTAGCTTCTGCCAGGCTGCGAAGTCAACAGGAGTGAATGATGCTGGCTAAAGAGCTGACCGTAGGGCTGACCGTAGGGCTGAGTACGAGGCGCAGGGAAAAGTGTGGCTTCATACTGGTCAAAAACTGTACAGAGCACAGTGGCTTCTTACACAAAAATGAGGAAACTCCAGCTGTGCAGAGAGAAGTAGGACTTAGTACTTTGTGGGGGCAAGGGGAAGGTGCCCTATTAGTTCTGTGAAGTACCCGAGTTTGATTTTTGTCCTCCTCTCTGGCAGTTTAACTGAAAACAGTCTAGTGTTAGGACTAGAGCCCTGGCAGGACCGTTAAAGTGAAGTGGAGAGAGTCAGAGTGGAAATATGTAAAAGTAGTGAAGCCCAGTAAGCCCTTGCTTCTTATAAATACAATGAGTCTTTCTCCAGAAATCCATAAAATATAGCAGTATTTTTCAGAGTACTTGAACATTCGTACTTCCAGCCACATGGGGTACAGTAGCCATGAAAAGGGCAAAACAACTCATGTATGGTGGTAATGACTGTAATTAGTAGTGGTAGTGAGAGCTCCTTCCGAGGGCATCTCAGCCCTCAAGGTGATTTGGAACCCACTCCTGGCCATCAGCACGTCGCTGCATGGAGGGTTATCACTGTTGGAGTCATACTTCTCTGATAGGGACTTTGGGCCTTCTGGGGCTTCTTGTCCCAGAAAGGCCAATGTGGTAGCTGGGCACGACTCccacaaatcacagaatcagaggctggaaaggacctctaGAGGTGATCTACACCCTTCTTGCTCAAGGACAGCTGCCCAGCAGTCTGTCCTGTTCAATTTGACCATCTCCATGGATACTCCACTGCCTCTTCAGGCAACCTATTCTAGCTTTTGACAACtgtcataattaaaaaaaaaaaaattgtaatgatGTGTTCaggtgaattttattttattttttttaatttgtaccCATAATTGTAGCACAAAACTATGAGATTctggagatttttaaaaactatttctcaAATTCTAAGAAATCCCAATTCTTTTCCAGCGCACACTTGGCTTGTTACGAATGACCTTTTTGCAACTATAAGAACAAAGCCTTTAACCTGAAGAGAGGATGGAGGCTATCACATCTGCATTGTCTACGAAGCAATACTTCAACTTCTGTCATCAGTCTGGTGAAGCAGAGGTACTGCTGGCATCTCATGTGTAGagtaaaagctgttttgctCACAAACGTGCCATATCATGTCGCCACATTAGTTGTAGACTGGTAAGATTGCCACCAAGTTAGTATGATGTAATTTAAATAGCAGCTTATCCTGTGCAAGTAATTTTATGGATGGACATTTAAGCCCAACCACGACATGCTAAATTTCATTGTGTTCACTTGTGAATTCAGAAACTGCCCTGGTCACTCCCTGATTTACAGGGGACAAATTTACTGTTAGCACAGTTACTTAGTGTCTATATAAACCACGATGAGGCCTAAATAATCTAACTGTGGGCttaaaagaagacatttttaggATAGTAGTAACCACTTGAGAATGGAAGAGCACtgctttaatttatattaaatttatatttttaactgtttcagaAGTTAGTTAGCTTttcttgaaatacaaaatttgaGTAAAGATCCACCATATAACACAGGGCACATACACGAAGACCAATTATTTACATACAAGCTTGGGAACATCTCTTGCATTACTTGTGTAGCATGATTTATTATACAAGAAAGTCTTGAGAATGCTTTTGTAGACATAGTGATAAGGTGTAAAGCTTAAAGTTATGAAAGTGGAGAATGCATACCTAAAAATTTCTGTAGTCATCTGTGATCATTTTCCTACCTGAATTGCGTGAGAACAGGTGAGCTATAGTCATCAATACTCTAATACTATTTAAAGTTTCAGCTTTAATCCAGCTGTCAACACAGCTTTACATGAGGCATATGCGAAATATACATGAGATGTTATGTGAGGCAAAATATTCCAGACCACTTAATGCAGCACAAGACATTAAGTGATCACAGAATGGCAGTAAACAACACAAAGCATACAGGAggtagcagatttttttttcttatggaaaCAGCAAACCTTGTTTCTCCCTATATATTGCCTAGGCACTTAATTGCTAGCGTTGTTTTGTACTGGCAAGACCAATGCTAGTTAAATTTAGTGGTTTCAGGCTGTATTTGTTTCTCCATAGCCTAGGGGTCAGCACTAAGGTAAGAGAGACTTCAAAGTTTTAGCCTTTATTGACCTTAGCCTATAAGCAAtatgaaatacttattttcacGCAAATCATGTGGGTCTTAAAATCTGACTATGTATAAACCTTTTGCTACATTTAACCTTAAAGATTAGTCCAGACTGAGTGGTTCTTACAGTTTAGTGTTCACTGTTgaatttccctttttatttctcaattttCTAGTGGAAGTGTCACAGATTTTCCAGTGTTCTAAGTATATGATCTAATGTTTAGGTGTGTATAACATTGAGCCTCAtctggaaatttaaaaaaaaatattgaaattctACTATGACACATTTACTTTTTGTCTACATCATAAAATTAACACTGCTACCCTAATAGCTAAACAACTATACACTGCCTCTGAACAATGTAAAATAACTTCTCCAGgtttgtatttatgtatttttcccttcacttccttcaaaaacaaacaaaaaatacattggGAGTAAAAGGATTGCATTTAATGTGATTCTATACTGAAACTGACTCCACTGTTAGAAGTTCAttgtaggattttttaaaaggtgtttctTACTATACTGCAGTAAAAACTAAGTACAAGTAATGAATGTATGTGGTATGGAGAAAGCTGTGGTTCTGTAGTTCATTATTGATATTGAATCAGCATCTCTTCAGGAGGGCTGCATAAACATATTTGGGGTATGCTGCGGTATCTCTTTGACAAGACACACTAAGTCAGTACAAAAACACATTATCATAGTCAGAACGAGTGCTCACTCAAAGTTTTTATTACAATTGAACATAGGGAAGTATTCGAACATACTTCAGGTTGAGTCAAGACAGCTAATGTGTATTCAGGATCATCTGGTTTGACAGCATTCCAGAGGATCAGTTAACCCTTTTGAGTGTACATTCATCAGAACAAGAAAACGAGCAAGCACTTGATTATTCAGCCAACAACAACTACATCATCACTAATAAACTGGTAAGTTGGAACCTCAAGGTTAAGGGGAGCAGGACCTTTCCTGATTCTGCCAGAGGCATCATAATGGGACCCATGGCAAGGGCAGTAATAACCACCAAAATCTCCGGAGTTAGCGATAGGTACACAACCAAGATGAGTGCAGACACCTATTAATATGACCCATTCTGGCTTCTTTACTCTGTCTAAATCATGCTGTGGATCCCTCAGTTTAGACAAATCAACTTCAGCTTCCTGATTAATCTCTGCTTGGGTTCTGTGGCGCACAAAGAGGGGCTTCCCCCTCCACTTGAAAGCCATGTTCTTGCCTTCCGGAATGTCAGACAGCTTGATTTCAATCTTTGACAATGCTAGCACATCAGCAGAAGCACTGAGGCTGGAAACAAACTGGGTGACAGCATTCTTAGCAGCATATGCAGCAGTTACACACGTTGTTGCAGTCAGCAGGTAGGAAAACCCTTTTCTAGCTTCACTGCTGCTTTGAGAAGATGCTGTGGCATCTAGCACATCTTGACGACGGTAGGCAGAGAAGTCAGGTACTGTGACATCATTATGGACACAACGCATGCTGGCAGgtgctgcaagaaaaataatatgaaatgacaacactttcagttaaaatatattattatgtattttatgttaagttattttttaattacattttttgaatGATGGGTAAGTTATTTCAAAGTCTTAGTAGCATTCCTGTAATTATACATTTCAATTTTAAGTTGTAAGCAAATGGTTACTAGACGGTACTTTTGGTAGATAACAAGTGATTTGTGAATCATGCCACCTTGTGAATCATTCCATTTCATTCTGTCAAAATTATATGAAACCTGTTAAGAACATAGTAGGACCTGCAAACAGTTCTgggtttaaaatttttgttgttgcttttttcaaatttcaaggaaaaaatgttgcagAATACAGTAACTAtctgagaaaaaacagacattcTTTCTGTTCAAATGTTTCCCTTAAAAACATGGTATGAggaaatttgatttcctttgaCTTAATTTCCATGCTTTTAATAATCTTCAGTGtcatttttaagattaaaaatgcaAGATCAGATATCCCCCTTTATAGAAGTTTAAACTGCTGTCAAAGCTAACTGCcccagtaaatattttttaaatctttcagacTCCAATATTTAGTTTTTCAGATTTGGTACATAGAAGTGTTTAGGAATAAATTTAGTCAATATCTAGTTCCCAAACTTTGTGAGATTCCCATTTCAAACCAGTGTGCTAAACTGACAAGATGTGACTACTTACTAAGAGGCCTTCCATTACCTTCTCCAGTGCAGGAAAGCTGCCTCCCTCAACAAAAAACTAGTATGCTAGGGAAAAGAACACACTGAGGACATTATTTGCTAAAATACAACCTCTGTTACTTGATAAGAACTatttagtcttatttttttctagcagttGGCACAAGGTTAACAGAGGTTAATAGAAAGCGTTTGCTCAAAGTACTCAAAATAGATCTCAGAGATCTATATCCAATCTAATGGGGaaagtatttacatttatttacaattaACTCAGCAAAGAGAAGATATTTGCTCTAGGATATTCATTGCagagaaattaaactgaaaattcacTGAGAGCAAGCCATACTAACTTATCCTTGTATCAAGACATATTATATACACATTAGTAACCAGCTAATAAGCATTACAATTaagctacctttttttttttatactcaaTGTAAAGTGTGACTATGTTAACTGAAGCTAAGAATAAGACTACATATCAACTACATT
This sequence is a window from Cygnus atratus isolate AKBS03 ecotype Queensland, Australia chromosome 12, CAtr_DNAZoo_HiC_assembly, whole genome shotgun sequence. Protein-coding genes within it:
- the LOC118246536 gene encoding cytochrome b-c1 complex subunit Rieske, mitochondrial, which encodes MLSVAARSGPFAPYLSAAAHAVPGPLKALAPAALRAEKVPLDLRRPLLCRESLSGRSARGGLVASASLNAPASMRCVHNDVTVPDFSAYRRQDVLDATASSQSSSEARKGFSYLLTATTCVTAAYAAKNAVTQFVSSLSASADVLALSKIEIKLSDIPEGKNMAFKWRGKPLFVRHRTQAEINQEAEVDLSKLRDPQHDLDRVKKPEWVILIGVCTHLGCVPIANSGDFGGYYCPCHGSHYDASGRIRKGPAPLNLEVPTYQFISDDVVVVG